The following are encoded in a window of Flavobacteriales bacterium genomic DNA:
- the gcvH gene encoding glycine cleavage system protein GcvH produces MNIPQDLRYTKDHEWIRLEGGEAVVGITDFAQGELGDIVFVDIGTEGQDLDAEAVFGTVEAVKTVSDLFMPIAGTVQAVNGGIADDPSVVNKDPYGAGWLVRLKPRDVADLDSLLTADQYRELVGA; encoded by the coding sequence ATGAACATTCCGCAGGACCTGCGCTACACCAAGGACCACGAGTGGATCCGCCTGGAGGGCGGTGAGGCCGTGGTGGGCATCACCGACTTCGCCCAGGGCGAACTGGGCGACATCGTCTTCGTGGACATCGGCACCGAGGGCCAGGACCTGGACGCCGAGGCCGTGTTCGGCACCGTGGAGGCGGTGAAGACGGTGAGCGACCTGTTCATGCCCATCGCGGGCACCGTGCAGGCCGTGAACGGCGGCATCGCCGATGACCCCTCCGTGGTGAACAAGGATCCCTATGGCGCGGGCTGGCTGGTGCGCCTGAAGCCCCGCGATGTAGCCGACCTCGACTCCCTGCTCACGGCCGACCAGTACCGCGAGTTGGTGGGTGCTTGA
- a CDS encoding VanZ family protein, producing the protein MPATWPAVLWGLLILLLTLAPMPETATPGWLQAWHLDKVVHAFLFAVWTVLVVRAIRRVRGGSAMARHAIAIGILLALLYAGLTELFQEHMSLGRRGDLADVAADAAGILAAAAWLKWATAAGRAHHKPPAA; encoded by the coding sequence ATGCCCGCGACCTGGCCAGCGGTCCTCTGGGGCCTCCTGATCCTGCTCCTCACCCTGGCCCCCATGCCGGAAACGGCCACGCCGGGCTGGTTGCAGGCGTGGCACCTGGACAAGGTCGTCCACGCCTTCCTCTTCGCCGTATGGACCGTGCTCGTGGTGCGCGCCATCAGACGCGTGCGTGGCGGATCCGCCATGGCACGCCACGCCATCGCCATCGGCATCCTGCTCGCGCTGCTCTACGCCGGCCTCACCGAGTTGTTCCAGGAGCACATGTCCCTGGGCCGCCGGGGCGATCTGGCCGATGTGGCCGCCGATGCGGCAGGCATACTTGCAGCGGCGGCATGGTTGAAATGGGCAACGGCGGCCGGGCGTGCCCACCACAAGCCTCCTGCGGCCTAA
- a CDS encoding energy transducer TonB: MRARKTAEADLERRKTSFTLIGLMVALALTLVAFNWAAFEKELGDLGRLELDLLEEEIIPPSATPPPPPPPPPAPTTVLEIVDDKEDIEETVVEDMEIKEDTKVEIIQRAEEVEEEQIFTIVEEMPSFPGGEAELFKYLGKNIKYPQMATDAGISGVVYVTFVVDRDGKIRDVKVLRGIGGGCDEEAVRVVKAMPPWKPGKQRGKPVTVQYNLPIRFTLR; this comes from the coding sequence ATGAGAGCCCGCAAGACCGCCGAAGCGGACCTGGAGCGCCGCAAGACCAGCTTCACGTTGATCGGCCTGATGGTGGCCCTGGCCCTGACGCTCGTCGCCTTCAACTGGGCGGCCTTCGAGAAGGAGCTTGGCGACCTGGGCCGCTTGGAACTCGATCTCCTGGAGGAGGAGATCATTCCGCCCAGCGCCACGCCACCCCCGCCGCCGCCACCGCCACCCGCGCCCACCACGGTCCTGGAGATCGTGGACGACAAGGAGGACATCGAGGAGACCGTGGTGGAGGACATGGAGATCAAGGAGGACACCAAGGTGGAGATCATCCAGCGGGCGGAGGAAGTGGAGGAGGAGCAGATCTTCACCATTGTGGAGGAGATGCCCAGCTTTCCCGGCGGTGAGGCCGAACTCTTCAAGTACCTCGGCAAGAACATCAAGTATCCCCAGATGGCCACCGACGCCGGCATCAGCGGCGTGGTCTACGTCACCTTCGTGGTGGACAGGGACGGCAAGATCCGCGACGTGAAGGTGCTGCGCGGCATCGGCGGCGGCTGCGACGAGGAGGCCGTGCGCGTGGTGAAGGCCATGCCGCCCTGGAAGCCCGGCAAGCAGCGCGGCAAGCCCGTGACGGTGCAGTACAACCTGCCGATCCGCTTCACGCTGCGTTGA
- a CDS encoding 50S ribosome-binding GTPase, whose amino-acid sequence MKDGYLDMDLLRFTTAGSVDDGKSTLIGRLLYDSKAIFDDQLEAVEKASAKRGNGDVDLSLLTDGLRAEREQGITIDVAYRYFATPKRKFIIADTPGHIQYTRNMVTGASTANLAIILVDARRGIQEQTNRHAFIASLLGIPHVVFCVNKMDLVGYDEQVFTRIQRELEDFSSKLDVQDIRYIPLSALKGDMVVDRGGNMPWYQGPTLMYLLENIHIAGDINHIDRRMPVQFVIRPHTTEHHDYRGFAGRMASGVFRKGEPVQVLPSGFTSTIKSIHIGDEGVEECFAPQSVAITLEDEIDISRGDMLVSPNNQPEVTQDIDVMLCWFNERPLAVGGKYALKHTSRDARCMVKEVTYKMDINTLHKADDRIIGMNDIGRVKLRTTVPLAVDKYKRNRITGSLILIDEGTNETVAAGMVI is encoded by the coding sequence ATGAAGGACGGATATCTCGATATGGACCTGCTCCGCTTCACCACGGCGGGTAGCGTGGACGACGGCAAAAGCACCTTGATCGGCCGGCTGTTGTATGACAGCAAGGCCATCTTCGACGACCAGTTGGAGGCCGTGGAGAAGGCCAGTGCCAAGCGCGGCAACGGCGACGTGGACCTCTCGCTGCTCACCGACGGCCTCCGTGCCGAACGCGAACAAGGCATCACCATCGATGTGGCCTACCGCTACTTCGCCACGCCCAAGCGCAAATTCATCATCGCCGACACGCCGGGCCACATCCAGTACACGCGCAACATGGTCACCGGCGCCAGCACGGCCAACCTGGCGATCATTTTGGTGGACGCGCGCAGGGGCATCCAGGAGCAGACCAATCGCCACGCCTTCATCGCCTCGCTGCTGGGCATACCACACGTGGTGTTCTGCGTGAACAAGATGGACCTGGTGGGCTACGACGAGCAGGTCTTCACCCGCATCCAGCGCGAGTTGGAGGACTTCAGCAGCAAACTGGACGTGCAGGATATCCGCTACATCCCCCTGAGCGCGCTGAAAGGCGACATGGTGGTGGACCGTGGCGGCAACATGCCCTGGTATCAGGGGCCCACCCTGATGTACCTGTTGGAGAACATCCACATCGCGGGCGACATCAACCACATCGACCGGCGCATGCCCGTGCAGTTCGTGATCCGCCCGCATACCACTGAACACCATGATTACCGGGGATTCGCGGGACGCATGGCCAGTGGCGTGTTCCGCAAGGGTGAACCCGTGCAGGTGTTGCCCAGCGGCTTCACCAGCACCATCAAGAGCATCCACATCGGCGACGAAGGGGTTGAGGAATGCTTCGCGCCACAAAGTGTGGCCATCACCCTGGAGGATGAGATCGACATCAGCCGCGGCGACATGCTCGTGAGCCCCAACAACCAGCCGGAAGTCACCCAGGACATCGACGTGATGCTGTGCTGGTTCAACGAACGGCCGCTCGCCGTGGGCGGCAAGTACGCGCTGAAGCACACCAGCCGCGACGCGCGCTGCATGGTGAAGGAGGTGACCTACAAGATGGACATCAACACCCTGCACAAGGCCGACGACCGGATCATCGGCATGAACGACATCGGCAGGGTGAAGCTTCGCACCACGGTGCCGCTGGCGGTGGACAAGTACAAGCGCAACCGCATCACCGGCAGCCTCATCCTCATCGATGAAGGCACCAATGAGACGGTGGCGGCCGGCATGGTGATCTGA
- the cysD gene encoding sulfate adenylyltransferase subunit CysD has translation MHSYRLTHLKELESESLHILREVAAQFENPALLFSGGKDSIVCFHLARKAFFPAKVPFPLVHVDTGHNFEETIAFRDALVAEHGAKLIVGSVQESIDQGKVTEETGWYASRNKLQTVTLLDTIEAHRIDCAIGGGRRDEEKARAKERVFSHRDEFGQWDPKNQRPELWNLYNGRKRPGEHFRAFPISNWTEMDVWQYILLEKIPIPSIYFSHERPVFLRDGVIYADSPFINRRPEETVGTMRVRFRTIGDMTCTGAVDSPAASLEEIIAEVASSRVTERGSRQDDKRSEAAMEDRKKEGYF, from the coding sequence ATGCATTCCTACCGACTTACCCACCTGAAGGAACTGGAGAGCGAGAGCCTCCACATCCTGCGCGAGGTGGCTGCCCAGTTCGAGAACCCCGCGCTGCTCTTCAGCGGCGGCAAGGACTCCATCGTGTGCTTCCACCTGGCGCGCAAGGCCTTCTTCCCGGCCAAGGTGCCTTTCCCGCTGGTGCATGTGGACACCGGCCACAATTTCGAGGAGACCATCGCCTTCCGAGATGCGCTGGTGGCCGAGCATGGCGCCAAGCTGATCGTGGGCAGCGTACAGGAGAGCATCGACCAAGGCAAGGTGACCGAGGAGACCGGTTGGTATGCCAGCCGCAACAAGCTGCAGACGGTGACCCTGCTGGACACCATCGAGGCGCACAGGATCGACTGCGCCATCGGCGGCGGCCGACGCGACGAGGAAAAGGCCCGCGCCAAGGAACGGGTGTTCAGCCACCGCGATGAATTCGGCCAGTGGGACCCCAAGAACCAGCGGCCCGAACTGTGGAACCTGTACAACGGCCGCAAGCGCCCCGGCGAGCACTTCCGCGCTTTCCCCATCAGCAACTGGACCGAGATGGACGTGTGGCAGTACATTCTGCTGGAGAAGATCCCGATCCCCAGCATCTACTTCAGCCACGAGCGGCCGGTGTTCCTGCGCGACGGGGTGATCTACGCCGATTCGCCCTTCATCAACCGCCGGCCCGAGGAGACCGTCGGCACCATGCGCGTGCGCTTCCGTACCATCGGCGACATGACTTGCACCGGCGCGGTGGACAGTCCGGCGGCATCGCTGGAGGAGATCATCGCGGAGGTGGCGTCGTCGCGGGTGACCGAACGGGGCAGCCGGCAGGATGACAAGCGGAGCGAAGCGGCCATGGAAGACCGGAAGAAGGAAGGGTATTTCTGA
- the cysC gene encoding adenylyl-sulfate kinase, producing the protein MAPRPAHIHPVFDRLLARRDKEALLGQRGLCLWMTGLSGSGKSTIAAELERRLHAEGIHTMVLDGDNVRTGINNNLGFSEADRTENIRRIAEVARLFVGNGTVTICCFVSPTIAIREQAKAIIGIDDFVEVFVDTPLEECERRDVKGLYAKARAGEVKDFTGISAPFEPPPAADIVIHTVGRPMEENAQDLLNVILPRIHRT; encoded by the coding sequence ATGGCGCCTCGGCCAGCCCACATCCACCCCGTATTCGACCGCCTGCTCGCGCGCCGCGACAAGGAGGCCCTGCTCGGCCAGCGCGGGCTGTGCCTCTGGATGACCGGCCTCAGCGGGAGCGGGAAAAGCACCATCGCCGCTGAACTGGAACGCCGCCTGCATGCCGAGGGCATCCACACCATGGTGCTCGACGGTGACAATGTGCGCACCGGCATCAACAACAATCTGGGCTTCAGCGAGGCCGACCGCACGGAGAACATCCGCCGCATCGCCGAAGTGGCCAGGCTCTTCGTGGGCAATGGCACGGTGACCATCTGCTGCTTCGTCTCGCCCACCATCGCCATCCGGGAGCAGGCGAAGGCGATCATCGGTATCGACGACTTCGTGGAGGTCTTCGTCGACACGCCGCTGGAGGAGTGCGAACGCCGCGATGTGAAAGGCCTCTATGCCAAGGCACGCGCCGGAGAGGTGAAGGACTTCACAGGCATCAGTGCGCCCTTCGAGCCACCGCCTGCGGCCGACATCGTTATCCACACCGTGGGGCGCCCCATGGAGGAGAACGCCCAAGACCTGCTGAACGTCATCCTGCCACGGATACACCGGACCTGA
- the deoC gene encoding deoxyribose-phosphate aldolase, with protein MSAATRIPPRPAFDPRQSPTVDQVGIEERVARIKARSIKKEAKVQGMMLALSMIDLTTLEGADTTSKVRQMCFKAMHLHDQLPGLPTVAAVCVYPSLVKVAKKALDGSGVKVASVSTAFPSGQAPRNVKIADTRFAVSEGADEIDMVISRGRFHTGDHNFVFDEIAAIKEACGEARLKVILETGELGTYDKVRLASDIAIAAGADFIKTSTGKINPAATMEVTLVMLHAIRDHYLKTGEMIAMKPAGGIRTSKQALHYLMMVKEELGPEWLSNHWFRFGASSLANDILMQLQKEADGHYQSADYFSLD; from the coding sequence ATGTCCGCCGCCACCAGGATCCCACCCCGCCCAGCCTTCGACCCGCGCCAGAGCCCCACTGTGGACCAGGTGGGCATCGAGGAGCGCGTGGCACGCATCAAGGCCCGCAGCATCAAGAAGGAGGCGAAAGTGCAGGGCATGATGCTGGCCCTGAGCATGATCGACCTCACCACCTTGGAAGGTGCCGACACCACCAGCAAGGTGCGGCAGATGTGCTTCAAGGCCATGCACCTGCACGACCAGTTGCCCGGCCTGCCCACAGTGGCCGCGGTGTGCGTGTATCCCTCGCTGGTCAAAGTGGCGAAGAAGGCCCTTGATGGCAGTGGCGTGAAGGTGGCCAGCGTTTCAACGGCCTTCCCCAGCGGCCAGGCCCCACGCAACGTGAAGATCGCCGACACCAGATTCGCCGTGAGCGAAGGCGCCGATGAGATCGACATGGTGATCAGCCGGGGGAGGTTCCATACGGGCGACCACAACTTCGTCTTCGACGAGATCGCCGCCATCAAGGAAGCATGCGGCGAGGCGCGCCTGAAAGTGATCCTGGAGACCGGCGAACTCGGCACCTACGATAAGGTGCGCCTGGCCAGTGACATCGCGATCGCAGCTGGTGCCGACTTCATCAAGACCAGCACCGGCAAGATCAACCCGGCCGCCACCATGGAGGTGACGCTCGTGATGCTGCACGCCATTCGCGACCATTACCTGAAGACCGGGGAAATGATCGCCATGAAGCCCGCCGGTGGCATCCGCACCAGCAAGCAGGCGCTGCACTACCTGATGATGGTGAAGGAGGAACTCGGCCCCGAATGGCTGAGCAACCACTGGTTCCGCTTCGGTGCCAGCAGCCTGGCCAACGACATCCTGATGCAGTTGCAGAAGGAGGCCGATGGCCACTACCAGAGCGCCGACTACTTCAGTCTGGACTGA
- a CDS encoding aldehyde dehydrogenase family protein: protein MPTKKSSTSWTLAPAPESKDHFTLKSEYDLFINGKWQKPKSGKYFDTINPANEKVLSRIAEANEADVDAAVKAARKAYDTVWSKMPASERAKYIYRIARLLQEKAREFAVIESMDGGKAIRESRDVDVPLAAAHFFYYAGWADKLHYAFPGKTVSPLGVAGQVIPWNFPLLMAAWKLAPALACGNTVVLKPAETTPLTALKLAELLQEAELPDGVVNIVTGAGATGAAVVNHPDVNKVAFTGSTGVGKLIQRATAGSGKKLTLELGGKAANIIFADATIDQAVEGIINGIYFNQGHVCCAGSRLFVEEGVYDEVIRKLKHRMRSLVVGDPLDKNTDIGAINSREQLGTINKYLKVGQADGAEMYQPACDLPNKGFWCRPTLFLNVAQSARIAQEEIFGPVLAVQTFRTVDEVIQKANNTPYGLSAGVWTDKGSKIFNLTSKLRAGVIWANTYNKFDPTSPFGGYKESGYGREGGLHGLGAYLNLN from the coding sequence ATGCCCACGAAGAAGAGTTCCACCTCCTGGACCCTCGCCCCAGCCCCCGAAAGCAAGGACCACTTCACCCTGAAGAGCGAGTACGACCTCTTCATCAACGGCAAGTGGCAGAAGCCCAAGAGCGGGAAGTACTTCGACACCATCAACCCCGCCAACGAGAAGGTCCTCTCGCGCATCGCCGAGGCCAATGAGGCCGATGTGGACGCCGCCGTGAAAGCCGCGCGCAAGGCCTACGACACCGTGTGGAGCAAGATGCCTGCGAGCGAACGCGCCAAGTACATCTACCGCATCGCGCGGCTGCTGCAGGAGAAGGCCCGCGAGTTCGCCGTCATCGAGAGCATGGACGGCGGCAAGGCCATCCGTGAAAGTCGCGACGTGGACGTACCGCTCGCCGCCGCACATTTCTTCTACTACGCCGGTTGGGCCGACAAGCTCCACTATGCCTTCCCTGGCAAGACCGTATCGCCGCTCGGCGTGGCCGGACAGGTCATCCCCTGGAACTTCCCGCTGCTCATGGCCGCGTGGAAGCTCGCCCCCGCGCTCGCTTGCGGCAACACCGTGGTGCTGAAACCCGCCGAGACCACGCCGCTCACCGCGCTCAAGCTCGCGGAACTGTTGCAGGAAGCCGAGCTCCCCGATGGCGTCGTCAACATCGTCACCGGTGCGGGCGCCACGGGCGCGGCGGTGGTCAACCATCCGGATGTGAACAAGGTCGCCTTCACCGGCAGCACCGGCGTGGGCAAGCTCATCCAGCGCGCCACCGCGGGCAGCGGCAAGAAGCTCACCCTCGAGCTCGGCGGCAAAGCGGCCAACATCATCTTCGCCGATGCCACCATCGACCAGGCCGTGGAAGGCATCATCAACGGCATCTACTTCAACCAGGGCCACGTGTGCTGCGCCGGCAGCCGCCTCTTCGTGGAGGAAGGCGTGTACGACGAAGTGATCCGCAAGCTCAAGCACCGCATGCGCTCGCTCGTCGTGGGCGATCCACTCGACAAGAACACCGACATCGGCGCCATCAACAGCCGCGAGCAGCTCGGCACCATCAACAAATACCTCAAGGTGGGCCAGGCCGATGGCGCGGAGATGTACCAGCCCGCCTGCGACCTGCCGAACAAGGGCTTCTGGTGCCGCCCCACGCTCTTCCTCAACGTGGCGCAGAGCGCGCGCATCGCGCAGGAGGAGATCTTCGGCCCCGTGCTCGCCGTGCAGACCTTCCGCACCGTGGACGAGGTGATCCAGAAAGCCAACAACACGCCCTACGGCCTCAGCGCCGGCGTATGGACGGACAAGGGCAGCAAGATCTTCAACCTCACCAGCAAATTGCGCGCGGGCGTCATCTGGGCCAACACCTACAACAAGTTCGATCCCACCTCACCCTTCGGCGGCTACAAGGAAAGCGGGTATGGAAGGGAAGGTGGGTTGCATGGACTGGGGGCGTACTTGAATTTGAATTGA
- a CDS encoding IS5 family transposase: MVVTDAAGLPIAVRTFGASTHEVKLVTQTLAARFMEELPQVLIGDKAYDSDQLDRKLKRRKVRMIAPNRAGRSKSQDGRELRRYKRRWKVERCFAWLNNFRRTVVRYEYHSINFLGFVQLACAMILMRKLF; this comes from the coding sequence ATGGTCGTCACAGACGCTGCTGGTCTTCCTATCGCCGTACGGACCTTCGGAGCCAGCACCCACGAAGTGAAGCTCGTGACCCAAACGCTGGCCGCGCGTTTCATGGAAGAATTGCCCCAAGTGCTCATCGGCGACAAGGCCTACGATAGCGATCAGCTCGATCGCAAGCTCAAGCGCAGGAAGGTCCGCATGATCGCACCGAACCGCGCAGGGCGTTCAAAATCCCAAGATGGAAGGGAGCTTCGCAGATACAAGCGGAGATGGAAGGTGGAGCGATGCTTCGCCTGGCTCAACAACTTCAGGCGTACTGTGGTCCGCTACGAGTATCACAGCATCAACTTCCTGGGCTTCGTCCAGCTCGCTTGTGCCATGATCCTCATGCGCAAACTATTTTGA
- a CDS encoding transposase, with amino-acid sequence MDCTDAQWEAVKDLLSPIQERTETRGRKPLDAREVFNGVLWICRTGARWQDLPPRYPPYQSCHRYFQRWCQQGVWDKVLWALAQDLKRRGKIDITECFIDGTFSSAKKGGSISARLSEVKAPRSWSSQTLLVFLSPYGPSEPAPTK; translated from the coding sequence ATGGACTGCACGGACGCCCAGTGGGAAGCGGTCAAGGACCTGCTCTCACCTATTCAAGAGAGGACCGAGACGCGTGGCAGGAAGCCACTGGATGCTCGGGAGGTGTTCAATGGGGTATTATGGATCTGCCGGACAGGAGCCAGATGGCAGGATCTTCCACCGCGCTACCCTCCTTACCAGTCGTGCCATCGGTACTTCCAGCGCTGGTGTCAGCAGGGCGTATGGGACAAGGTGCTGTGGGCCTTGGCGCAGGACCTCAAACGAAGAGGGAAGATCGACATCACAGAATGCTTCATCGATGGCACCTTCTCCAGTGCCAAAAAAGGGGGCTCCATATCGGCCCGACTAAGCGAGGTAAAGGCACCAAGATCATGGTCGTCACAGACGCTGCTGGTCTTCCTATCGCCGTACGGACCTTCGGAGCCAGCACCCACGAAGTGA
- a CDS encoding addiction module protein: MSTESLKLQLIERLLRTTDEGLLKKVADLFRSEKGEDEDGLTDEHYNIVKEREAAYKRGEGKSYTWEEVREMARKAKKG, encoded by the coding sequence ATGTCCACCGAATCTCTCAAGCTCCAGCTCATCGAGCGCCTGCTGCGCACCACCGATGAAGGCCTTCTGAAGAAGGTGGCGGACTTGTTCCGTTCTGAGAAAGGCGAGGATGAGGACGGCCTCACCGACGAGCACTACAACATCGTGAAGGAGCGTGAGGCGGCCTACAAGCGTGGTGAAGGCAAGAGCTACACCTGGGAAGAAGTGCGGGAGATGGCGCGCAAGGCAAAGAAGGGATGA
- a CDS encoding type II toxin-antitoxin system RelE/ParE family toxin, translating to MSYRLEVRDDASAEFIEAYLWYEGQREGLGEEFHDEVQEYFIVLHQRPTGFAKWRGPFKKINLKRFPYIIVFRVMKDAIIIYSVFHSSRNPSRWGRPR from the coding sequence ATGAGCTACCGGCTGGAGGTCCGGGATGATGCCAGTGCGGAGTTCATAGAAGCCTACCTCTGGTACGAAGGTCAGCGTGAGGGCCTGGGAGAAGAATTTCACGATGAAGTACAGGAGTACTTCATCGTGCTCCATCAGCGCCCGACTGGGTTCGCGAAATGGCGAGGGCCTTTCAAGAAGATCAACCTGAAGCGCTTCCCATACATCATCGTGTTCCGGGTAATGAAGGACGCGATCATCATCTACAGCGTGTTCCATTCCAGTCGCAACCCCAGCCGATGGGGGCGCCCTCGCTGA
- a CDS encoding DUF2200 domain-containing protein translates to MGAPSLIASLRNMEPAANNERVFRMAFASVYPHYVTKVEKKGRTKEELHTIIHWLTGYTEKGLQKVLDTQVDFRTFFEKAPKLNPNVDKITGVICGYRVEDIEDPLMQKIRYLDKLVDELAKGRAMERILRA, encoded by the coding sequence ATGGGGGCGCCCTCGCTGATCGCATCTTTGAGGAACATGGAACCCGCCGCCAACAACGAACGCGTCTTCCGCATGGCCTTCGCCAGCGTGTACCCCCACTACGTCACCAAGGTGGAGAAGAAGGGCCGCACGAAGGAGGAGTTGCACACCATCATCCACTGGCTCACGGGCTACACGGAGAAGGGCCTGCAGAAGGTCCTCGATACGCAGGTGGACTTCCGCACCTTCTTCGAGAAAGCGCCCAAGCTGAACCCTAACGTGGACAAGATCACCGGCGTGATCTGCGGCTACCGCGTGGAGGACATCGAGGATCCGCTGATGCAGAAGATCCGCTACCTGGACAAGCTGGTGGATGAACTGGCCAAGGGCCGGGCCATGGAAAGGATCCTGAGAGCCTGA
- a CDS encoding VOC family protein: MSRHVTGIGGFFFRADDPKAIAKWYNDHFGINDQEHGWIWQQDAGPTVFSPFKHDSDYFDAKQQFMLNLRVQDMDGLLKKLEAAGVRIDLKRMDEDYGRFAWVYDPEGNKIELWEPKA; the protein is encoded by the coding sequence ATGTCCCGACACGTCACCGGCATCGGTGGATTTTTCTTCCGCGCGGACGATCCCAAGGCGATCGCCAAGTGGTACAACGACCATTTCGGAATCAACGACCAGGAGCACGGATGGATCTGGCAACAGGATGCCGGCCCCACGGTCTTCTCGCCCTTCAAGCACGACAGCGATTACTTCGATGCGAAGCAGCAGTTCATGCTGAACCTGCGCGTGCAGGACATGGATGGCTTGCTGAAGAAGCTCGAGGCCGCCGGTGTGCGCATCGACCTCAAACGCATGGACGAGGACTACGGCCGCTTCGCGTGGGTGTATGATCCGGAAGGGAACAAGATCGAACTGTGGGAGCCGAAGGCTTGA
- a CDS encoding aldehyde dehydrogenase family protein — translation MSKTITKPASAKADLNGHATNGSTKKTERLPVMKTYKIFIGGKFPRTESGRYYQPKGADGKALANVCRSSRKDVRDAVVAARGAVGGWAGRSAFNRGQILYRIGEMLEGRSAQFVHELVLHGATQKQAEAEVAAAIDLWIHYAGWCDKYQAVFSSVNPTNSSHFNFSVYEPTGVVGVMAAGSNGLLQLVGLIAPVIAGGNTCVVVASEKHPLPAVTFTEVLATSDLPGGVVNLMTGFRSELLKPLVAHMDINAVVVADASKEERIMLETEATCNLKRVVYPKLGDAAHGPYAILDTQEVKTTWHPIEKGQGGGGGY, via the coding sequence ATGAGCAAGACCATCACCAAGCCCGCCTCTGCGAAGGCCGACCTCAATGGCCACGCTACCAACGGTTCGACAAAGAAGACCGAGCGCCTGCCCGTGATGAAGACCTACAAGATCTTCATTGGCGGGAAGTTCCCGCGTACCGAGAGCGGACGGTACTACCAACCGAAGGGCGCCGATGGCAAGGCCCTGGCCAACGTGTGCCGCAGCAGCCGCAAGGACGTGCGCGACGCCGTGGTGGCCGCACGTGGTGCAGTTGGTGGTTGGGCCGGGCGAAGCGCCTTCAACCGCGGGCAGATCCTCTACCGCATCGGTGAGATGCTGGAGGGCCGCAGCGCTCAGTTCGTGCACGAGTTGGTGCTGCACGGCGCCACGCAGAAGCAGGCCGAAGCCGAGGTGGCCGCCGCCATCGATCTGTGGATCCACTATGCCGGTTGGTGCGACAAGTACCAGGCGGTCTTCAGCAGCGTGAACCCCACCAACAGCAGCCATTTCAACTTCAGCGTGTACGAACCCACCGGCGTGGTGGGCGTGATGGCCGCAGGAAGCAACGGCCTCCTGCAACTCGTGGGCCTCATCGCACCGGTGATCGCCGGCGGCAACACCTGTGTGGTGGTGGCCAGCGAGAAGCACCCACTACCGGCCGTCACCTTCACCGAAGTGCTCGCCACCAGCGATCTGCCAGGTGGTGTGGTGAACCTGATGACCGGCTTCCGCAGCGAACTGCTCAAGCCCTTGGTGGCGCACATGGACATCAATGCGGTGGTCGTGGCCGATGCGTCCAAGGAAGAGCGGATCATGCTGGAGACAGAGGCCACCTGCAATTTGAAGCGGGTGGTCTATCCCAAGTTGGGTGATGCCGCCCATGGTCCGTATGCCATCCTGGACACCCAGGAGGTGAAGACCACCTGGCACCCGATCGAAAAGGGGCAGGGTGGTGGCGGGGGCTATTGA